Within Trichoderma atroviride chromosome 2, complete sequence, the genomic segment AGACCTCTGGAAGTGAAATCGGGTTTGATACAGACGCAGAGATTATTAACGTTGATTTGGAATCTATACAGCATTTGTCTGCCGAGAAGCGGGAATTGGATCCGCAAATCACACCGGATACGACGTGTTATTGTTTGTATACTTCAGGCACAACAGGAACGCCAAAAGGATGCGAGATTACGCATGACAATAGCGTGCAGGCAATGATGGCCTTCCAAGAATTGTTCAAAGGGCATTGGAGCGATGACTCTAGATGGCTGCAGTTTGCTGCCCTCCACTTTGATGTCTCGGTGTTGGAACAATACTGGAGTTGGTCGGTCGGCATAACCGTTGTTGCAGCACCGAGAGACCTCATTCTCGATGACTTGATTGCGTCAATCAATAATCTCGAGATTACGCACATTGATCTGACGCCGAGTTTAGCTCGCCTTACACATCCAGATGAAGTGCCGGGTTTGTGCAAAGGAGTCTTCATCACTGGCGGcgagcagctcaagcaaGAAATCCTAGATGCCTGGGGCCCAAAGTCTGTCATCTACAATGCCTATGGCCCAACGGAAGCGACAATTGGTGTGACCATGTACCAGAGAGTTCCCATCAACGGACGGCCGAGCAATATTGGTCAACAATTTCCTAATGTCGGATCTTACGTATTCCGCAAGGGGACAGAAATTCCCGTGCTGCGTGGTGCTGTTGGAGAACTCTGCGTCTCTGGAAGGCTCGTTGGTAAAGGTTACCTCAACCGCGAGGAACTTACTAAAGAGAGGTTTCCTACGCTTTCAGAATTTGGCGAGAGAATCTATCGGACGGGTGATCTCGTGCGCATCCTTCATGACGGCTGCTTTGACTTTCTTGGACGAGCGGACGATCAAGTCAAGCTCCGTGGGCAGCGTTTGGAGATTGGTGAGATTAATCACGTCATTCGCACTGGTGTTTCGGAGGTTAAGGATGCTGCAACAATTGTCATCAAGCATGCATCCAGCGGCAAAGATGTCTTGGTGTCGTTCCTGGTTGGCGAGCAACAGCCCAAGGCAGTCCTGGCTCCGCTGACAGATGATGATAATCTCGGCATGAAGGCCAAAGAGACATGCCGAGCAAAGCTTCCGGGATACATGATTCCTACATATTTCTTGATATTGCCATTTATACCACTCTCTCCCAATAACAAGGTCGAGGCTAAGGAGCTGAAGAAACTGTTCAATGGCCTGTCGCATGAGCAGCTGATGGACTTGACCGCGTCGAAGGCATCGGTTCAGTCTATTAATAGCGAAGAGAGCCAAAAAATAGTCAAAGTCATATCCGGCTTTACTGGCATAGATCTGGACAACATTGATGGAGATACAAGTATCTTTGATCTTGGAGTAGATTCCATCAGCGCTTTACAGCTATCGGCAGCATTCAAGAATCACGGATTTGCAGCATGCTCGCCTGCTACTCTGCTGCAAAATCCGGTCATCACAGACTTGATCACGGCTCTGTATGAGAAAATTTCTATCTCGCAAAAAGATAGCCGCGTGAAAGAATCACAGCAGTTGATTCAGGCATATCATCACAGATATCGGGCGTTTGTCTGTAGCGTTCTTGGTATCCCAGGAGACGATATAGAGTACATTGCgccttgctctgctctcCAGCAGGGTATCATCTCAAAATCGATTACGGATGAAGTTCGTGGCACATATTTCAACTCTTTTGTGTTTCATCTTAGTAGCGACATTGTGGACGAACAGTTGAAGGCTGCTTGGACCCAACTAGTCGCATCTCAAGCGATTTTGCGAACGGCGTTTATTAAAACTGCAGAAGGCTACATCCAAGTTGCGCTGAAAGCTCCAAATTTGCGCTGGATCGAAGAGGTTGTGAGAGATGACGAGAAGGCATTCCTGGATAGCCATTGGGAAGAATGGGTGCAACGAAATAGTGAACATGTTATCACTCCAGTTGAGGTGTTCTTAGTGAGGGGTCCGGGATTCAAGAAACTTGTTATTCACATCTTCCACGCAGTATACGATGGAAGCAGTTTCGAGTTGATGTTACGGCAGCTACAAGCTTCTTATACTGGGAAGTCTATTACCTCGTCTTCACCATCGTTCATAGACGCGTTGTCTCACGGTCCGTTGTGGCGGCACGACAATTGCCGCGAATTCTGGCAAACTCATCTTCTTGATTGGGATAGTTCCTCAGCTCTTCAACTTTCTTCCGCCCATAACGAAGCAGCCTCTCAAATACGAGTTATTGACGGGGCTGCACTGGAGAGCATCCGAAAGAAGCACAAAGTCACTTTACAACCGGTCATAATGGCATTGTGGACGTCTGTGCTTCAAAAACATTTCTCTTGGGGGTTAACAACCGGTGTCATTGTTTCAGGGAGATCAATTGATCTTGCTGGTATCGAAAATACAATAGGACCGCTCTTCAACACACTGCCATTTTTCAACAAGACGCTGAGTGGCCACTCGTGGACGTCGCTCATCCGCAAATGTAGCGATTTCAGCACAGCAATTTTGCCCTTTCAACATGTACCGCTCAAAAGCATACAGAAATGGTGTTCTGGCGGGCGCCAACTATTCAACAACCTCTTTGTATTTGAGGTGGAGCAGCAGGTGGCGGATGAACTTGAGCTATGGAGAATCGAAGATGGACCTCTCAATCCTGATTACCCACTGGCGCTGGAAGCGAAAAAGCTGCTGAATGGTGATGTTCAGCTGACTCTAGTTACACAGGGGCATGTAGCAGATGCTTCAATGCTACGGGAAATGTTGGACGAGGTTGAAGAGAATCTGGCCCTCATGTCGACGGATGCGCCACTTCCTCAGCCTACAGGAAATGGCGTCGCAGTATCAGCAAAACAGAATGGGTTTGCCCATTCAAATACTGAAACTCataagcagcagcttgagtGGAGTGAGCAAGCGCTTCGAATCAGAGATGAGATTGCTTCGCTTTCTGGTGTTGACGCTCTTGAAATCTCGATGGCAAGTACAATTCTCGAGCTTGGCCTGGATAGCATTGATGTCATCCAACTGTCTGCCAAACTCAAACAGAAGGGTATATCGCTTTCCGCTTCTTCAATCATGCATCAGCAGACTATTGCGAAAATGGCACCTTGTATCGAAGCCCAGTCATCCACTGAGTTACCCAGTTCGGCTGCAAATGAGAGATTCTATAGTATTGAACAGAAACTATGGGCTTATGCCCGAAATTCTGGGCTGGATATGAATGACATAGAGGCCGTGCTACCACCGACTCCTCTCCAAGAATCTATGGCTGCCGGAATGATACATTCTGACTTTGAGTGGTATTTCAATCATGATCTGTTGGAAATAAGAGCCGGAGTCGATATGGGGAAGCTTCAAGAAGCGTTTGTTCAAGTTGTCACTCAGTCGCCTATTCTTCGAACTGGATTTCTGGAAGTGGATGATTTACAGCTCGATATGGGATACTGCCAGATTGTACATAAGCGCTGGAACAATGAGATTGAGCATGTCGAGGTGGAAGACCTGGTCGAAGTTGGCAATCTCATTGAGAATGCAAAGGAAACCTCCAAAAGACATGACGGCACTGATGCTCTCTTCCAGCTCAAGTTTATGAGTTGTAAAGAGCGGACATTTGTTCTCATTTCAATCGCACATGCACTGTATGACGGGTGGTCTCTGAGTCTTCTTTATCAGGATCTCGAAATGGCATTGTACGGAAAGCTTCAAATGAGAACATCTGCGAACCCGTTTCTTCAAAGAGTACTCACCTCAGCTACAGAAGAAGGCAATCGATTTTGGGCTGCGTATCTCGATGGTGTTGCGCCCTCGACTCTTCCAGAGCTACCCAAAGATAGCCAAGACAAGCTGCATCGGATGGAATATTCTTCTAAAAAGTCTGCGGGTGATATCCTATCATTCTGCAAGAAACAGGGCATCAGTCTGCAAGTATTGTGCCAAGCCTGCTGGGCTCTTGTTCTGGCTCATCGGGTGAAAGCCCTTGATGTCACTTTCGGCGTCGTAATGTCTGGACGAGATTTTGAAGGGGCTGAAGATTTAATGTTTCCTACGATCAACACTGTGCCTCTTAGGTGTATCCTTTATGGAAGCTCTGTATCATTTTTGAGATACCTTGAGGCCAACATGGCGGATATCCGGGCTCATCAAGCGTATCCGCTAAGGAAGATTCAAAGTACGATACAGCTGTCAAGCGGCGAACTGTTCAATACGCTTTTCATGCTTCAAAAGTCTCCATACAGCTCGTCTGAAGAACCGCTGCTGAGATCTGTTGACGGTGCATCGGCAGTTGACTACCCTGTCAGCGTTGAGGCCGAGGTTGTGGATGATGTTCTTGTCTGGCGGACAGCTTGTCAGTCCAGATACGTTTCTGAAGACGGCGTTGGAAAATTGCTCGATGATTTGAACCATGTTCTCGAGTTTCTGACGGGCTCGGATGAACCCGAGATTCTCTCCTTCCAGGATAACGGTGTTTCGATCGGTGGGCTGCCAGTTATCTACGTCCCTACAACAGAGCATATTGTTCAGAATGGTAACGGCGAAGACAGAAATGAATTTACGGATCACAGCCACGAACTTGACGAAACTACTTTCGCGATTCGGAAAGTACTCAGCTACGTGTCAGATATTCCAGAAGACTCCATCAGACCCGAGAGCAGCCTTTACCACCTGGGCCTGGACTCTATTAGTGCAATCAAGGTATCGTCTCTCTTGCGCAAAGAGGGCATATATCTTAACCCCAGAGATCTCATCAGATCCACGAGCATCAGCCAAATGGGTCGACTTGCTACTCCTCTCTTAGTAAACGGCGATCGACCCAAGCCCAAAGAATTGGCGTGGACTCCTGCGGAAGATGTTGACGTTGAAACACTTTTTGCTGGCGCTCACGTCTcgaaagaagatgttgaggcTGTATTACCGGCGCTGCCTATGCAAGTCTACATGATTAGCGCTTGGCAAAACGCAGAGGGCAGCGTCTTTTATCCGGAGTTTAGGTACATTATCAAGGGAGCCGTTAGTGAGGAGGAAGTGCTTTTGGCCTGGCAACGTTTGGTCGCTCAAACACCAACCCTACGGACGGTCTTCATTGCGACTAACTCGCCTCAGCAGCCGTTCTTGCAGGTTGTGCTCAAGGCTTGCCATCAACCTGCTGATGGTACTGCAGCCAAACCGATGTGCCAACTTCATGTCGCCGAGCTAGAAGGAGAAAGTGGCAGCCAGATAGCCATCAGGCTGAAAATTCACCACGCTCTCTATGATGGAGTTAGCATTCAAGAAATACTGCATCGGCTGTCAAGGCTTATTGGAGGGGAAATATTTGAACACGAAGAGGATGTTGGAGAGTGGTCCCGATATGCTGTTCAACCAACGCTGGAGGACTCTCGACAATCGCGCAGAGCCTTTTGGACGGCATATCTGAGTGGCTGCTCAACAGACGGCGACGATTCAGCCCCAGTTATGGCAGGCAAACGACGAGTATCGCATCTACAGCAATCCGCAGTATCGGATATCACACACCTCCTTACAGCGGCCAAAGAAATGGGCATCAGCTTGCAAgcaatcttcttcgccgcaTACGCCATAACGCTTGCACTAGAGAATGGTGTAGATATAGACGGCGAAGGCAAAAAGACCGTCATATTCGGCATCTACCTTGCGAATCGATCTGATGAGGCTCTTCCGCCGATATACCCCACGCTTAACCTTGTTCCTTTGAGAGTTGAAGTGGCGCGCAGCGACTCTCTTCTAGAAGTTGCTAGTGCTATACAAGACGATATCCACCTTGTATATATAGAGGGTCGTGCCGATGTGGGTTTGTGGGAGGTGGCCGCGTGGACGGGCGTGAGGGTGACTTCGTTTGTCAATTTTCTTAGCCTCCCTGGTGCTTTGTCTGAGAGACCAAATGGAGACTCGGATGATGTTGAGCTTGTACCACtacaaagagaagatgatgttttAGGACCTTTGGTGGATGGCAACGATAAAGAGGCGATTTCTCATTCTTGCATATTGAACAACTCGGTTAGAGATGCATTCCCAGTAAGTTTCTAATCCTGAACTATCAAAGACCcatttactaataatatactttatcTAGGCCGCAATAGATATCGAAGCCTCTATACAAGGAAAGAGTTTAGACATTGGCGTATTTGGATCTCAACAACGGCTATCAGACAAGGGAGCCACAGAGCTAGTCGCGAGTATTATCTCTCACTTGGCGCAGATAGGTGATGGGGACGATGTAGAGATGACAGCGTGGGCTTCGTTTTGGGAAATTAGAAGTATTAGGTAGGAACGGTGGTTTGCTGGCCATGTAAATGGATGATATGTATACTAGAGGAAGCAAATTTAGTAGAGCATATATTTTAGTCGAATCCATTGAACGCCGTATAGTTTGTTAGCAAGAGGGAAAACTTTGTGTTGCGCTGTCTGCTAGCCCTATGCATCTCGGCGTTTTTTATACTTGAGTGAGAGCTTGAGGTACATATTTGCTTTAGCCACAAAAGCATATCACATGTAACTGCTCCAAGGATACGGCGCGGCAAGTCGCATCACTTGCCTGCAAAATCGCAAGTCACATTCTCACAGATAGTATCTGGCTAGAGCCGTATGAAAAACAACAACTTTTGTAATTCTTGAAGCTACATGGATATCGTCATCGTATAAACTatcaaagggaaaaaaaaaacaaaatatACAAGTCACGACACGTCCCGCGCTGTCAGGTGGTGCAATATCCAGGCTAAGCACGCCTTGTTCCTTTTCTGTGATCCAAGTAGAAGATAAAAATCTATGCGCCATCCCAGCGCCATCCCAGCTCATCTATTCGTCTATAGTCTTGAAGTCTTGGGCTTCCAGCCCTCTTCCATGGCAATTAGCTCGGCTGCTCGCtcgccaatggccagcaCCGTAAGCATGGGGTTGATGGAGGGCATCTCGGGGAACACGCCAGCGTCAGCAATGCGCAATTTCTTGATCCCTCGGACCTTTAGCTCGTGGTCCACGACTGCGGCCTCGTCCTTGGTTACATCGCCCATCTTGGTGGTGCCTGCAGGGTGGTAGACAGTATGAGCGGCGCGGCGAGCGTATTCGCTGATCTGCTCATCCGTCTGCACCTGGGGGCCGGGAGCAACCTCTTCCTTCAGCCATTCTTTGAAAGGGCTTTGCTGAGCGATTTTACGGGCAGCCTTGATGCCGGCAACAAATGTGGCAGCGTCGTAGCCTTCGGGGTCGGTGAAGTAGCGGAAATCCAGAGCAGGCTTGACAGCGGGGTCTGCAGAGGTCAAATAGATGCGGCCGCGGGATCTCGGTCGGGGGATGTTGGGGGTCATGCAGAATGCGTAGCCGTCCTGGATCTTGCGATAACCCAGACGCTCGGTGTTGAGGGTGAATGGGATCTGGTAGCAGTGCATCATGATGTCGGCAGCATTTCCGTCGTTGCCTGCGGCGTTGGTTGGCTCTCGGCGGATGAAGACACCGGCATCAGAATCCATGGTGGTCTGGTTGGGGGGAACCGGCTTGTTAAGCTCCCACATGATGATGGTCTCTGGGTGATCCAGCAGGTTTTCGCCAACTCCGGGGATATCCTTGACAACGGGAATTCCCAGGTCCTCGAGCTGTGAGCGCGGGCCAAGACCAGAGTGAAGCATCAGACGGGGTGTGTCTACAGC encodes:
- a CDS encoding NRPS (SMCOG1002:AMP-dependent synthetase and ligase~antiSMASH:Cluster_2.3) is translated as MEKHCLPPVSYLPFLQEALSLPEDTEKFWEIHFRGYSPFNLFTKPPRIQSSQDTREDTLHASYNETKDRLRTLGVSLLSVCQAAWADVLAVCSNSPDICFGLVMNGRSLDIEGLDRLVAPCFNTIPVRHDISTFSRSIDLAKSFQSLNSDFQPFQFSPLRSIQKLVTKEGLGLFDTLLLLQNPSQDMDAGLWSLEEDYGEMDIPIVCEVIPRQNLNALDVSMHYEKSAVSADLALVFTEIFKLFFRTILDHPSSAMPSKNDVQPFHLSILDEINVRRNTRITPVEDYQSDAEWTELQTKIRQVLSSLSATPIQKIRHETSIFQLGLDSINAVQVASMLRKEGLAVSASDVIECQNCVRLADRISEAINGDKVASGYDFDTFSKGVSAQLGHTISDIAAVEAILPCTPLQSAMLASFDQSQGKNYLNLLSYEVENTISKDDLTRAWKSLRDRHPMLRTGFVAIQNRHSSYAMLRYPSGSETLDLTNSVSDLASDGDLFRWKAEQSTLILNNLHLPPWRVVLAEAEGKLTMNILIHHALYDAHSLGQILELLSELLERPSATFIQPIEPALAEILSKSISHQSDAQDFWQSKAETTVVNTFPVMTPLREDTRNMISHEIKSNMALSTLQMLAKQQNVSVQAIIQAAWTRILAAYLGEDSVVFGVTLSGRSLDETRDAPFPCMNTIPVVASNLPSNAQLARSMMEYNIDAHRHQYAPLSQIQKWLGHPARPVFDTILVYQKLDNEPSDARRWKLVGDYATVDYPVSLEVKPMSSDEIRLCITFFSDVLPEEQADLLVRQFDAMMIHIATEPEADEDGIYQSKPDLFSITPTVSLELPAPVRFLHHFVEERALSHPHATALEFVAKFEGSRPVKQVWSYAEFDEMGNRVANLLSGIAAVGSIVAIHFEKCPEAYFSILGILKAGCAFVALDPSAPNDRKEFILRDSMAPCLLKTSGSEIGFDTDAEIINVDLESIQHLSAEKRELDPQITPDTTCYCLYTSGTTGTPKGCEITHDNSVQAMMAFQELFKGHWSDDSRWLQFAALHFDVSVLEQYWSWSVGITVVAAPRDLILDDLIASINNLEITHIDLTPSLARLTHPDEVPGLCKGVFITGGEQLKQEILDAWGPKSVIYNAYGPTEATIGVTMYQRVPINGRPSNIGQQFPNVGSYVFRKGTEIPVLRGAVGELCVSGRLVGKGYLNREELTKERFPTLSEFGERIYRTGDLVRILHDGCFDFLGRADDQVKLRGQRLEIGEINHVIRTGVSEVKDAATIVIKHASSGKDVLVSFLVGEQQPKAVLAPLTDDDNLGMKAKETCRAKLPGYMIPTYFLILPFIPLSPNNKVEAKELKKLFNGLSHEQLMDLTASKASVQSINSEESQKIVKVISGFTGIDLDNIDGDTSIFDLGVDSISALQLSAAFKNHGFAACSPATLLQNPVITDLITALYEKISISQKDSRVKESQQLIQAYHHRYRAFVCSVLGIPGDDIEYIAPCSALQQGIISKSITDEVRGTYFNSFVFHLSSDIVDEQLKAAWTQLVASQAILRTAFIKTAEGYIQVALKAPNLRWIEEVVRDDEKAFLDSHWEEWVQRNSEHVITPVEVFLVRGPGFKKLVIHIFHAVYDGSSFELMLRQLQASYTGKSITSSSPSFIDALSHGPLWRHDNCREFWQTHLLDWDSSSALQLSSAHNEAASQIRVIDGAALESIRKKHKVTLQPVIMALWTSVLQKHFSWGLTTGVIVSGRSIDLAGIENTIGPLFNTLPFFNKTLSGHSWTSLIRKCSDFSTAILPFQHVPLKSIQKWCSGGRQLFNNLFVFEVEQQVADELELWRIEDGPLNPDYPLALEAKKLLNGDVQLTLVTQGHVADASMLREMLDEVEENLALMSTDAPLPQPTGNGVAVSAKQNGFAHSNTETHKQQLEWSEQALRIRDEIASLSGVDALEISMASTILELGLDSIDVIQLSAKLKQKGISLSASSIMHQQTIAKMAPCIEAQSSTELPSSAANERFYSIEQKLWAYARNSGLDMNDIEAVLPPTPLQESMAAGMIHSDFEWYFNHDLLEIRAGVDMGKLQEAFVQVVTQSPILRTGFLEVDDLQLDMGYCQIVHKRWNNEIEHVEVEDLVEVGNLIENAKETSKRHDGTDALFQLKFMSCKERTFVLISIAHALYDGWSLSLLYQDLEMALYGKLQMRTSANPFLQRVLTSATEEGNRFWAAYLDGVAPSTLPELPKDSQDKLHRMEYSSKKSAGDILSFCKKQGISLQVLCQACWALVLAHRVKALDVTFGVVMSGRDFEGAEDLMFPTINTVPLRCILYGSSVSFLRYLEANMADIRAHQAYPLRKIQSTIQLSSGELFNTLFMLQKSPYSSSEEPLLRSVDGASAVDYPVSVEAEVVDDVLVWRTACQSRYVSEDGVGKLLDDLNHVLEFLTGSDEPEILSFQDNGVSIGGLPVIYVPTTEHIVQNGNGEDRNEFTDHSHELDETTFAIRKVLSYVSDIPEDSIRPESSLYHLGLDSISAIKVSSLLRKEGIYLNPRDLIRSTSISQMGRLATPLLVNGDRPKPKELAWTPAEDVDVETLFAGAHVSKEDVEAVLPALPMQVYMISAWQNAEGSVFYPEFRYIIKGAVSEEEVLLAWQRLVAQTPTLRTVFIATNSPQQPFLQVVLKACHQPADGTAAKPMCQLHVAELEGESGSQIAIRLKIHHALYDGVSIQEILHRLSRLIGGEIFEHEEDVGEWSRYAVQPTLEDSRQSRRAFWTAYLSGCSTDGDDSAPVMAGKRRVSHLQQSAVSDITHLLTAAKEMGISLQAIFFAAYAITLALENGVDIDGEGKKTVIFGIYLANRSDEALPPIYPTLNLVPLRVEVARSDSLLEVASAIQDDIHLVYIEGRADVGLWEVAAWTGVRVTSFVNFLSLPGALSERPNGDSDDVELVPLQREDDVLGPLVDGNDKEAISHSCILNNSVRDAFPAAIDIEASIQGKSLDIGVFGSQQRLSDKGATELVASIISHLAQIGDGDDVEMTAWASFWEIRSIR
- a CDS encoding uncharacterized protein (EggNog:ENOG41~CAZy:AA3~CAZy:AA8~antiSMASH:Cluster_2.3), whose amino-acid sequence is MTTRSLPDNSSSAFDYIIVGGGTAGCVIASRLSSYLPEHRILLVEAGPSDFNLNHVLNLREWLSLLGGELDYDYGTTEQPMGNSHIRHSRAKVLGGCSSHNTLISFRPFRHDMDRWVAQGCKGWTFENVTRHVDNLRNTFQPVHARHRNQLCKDWVQACSSALDIPVIHDFNTEIRETGQLTQGAGFFNVSYNPDNGRRSSASVAYIHPILRGEERRPNLTILTEAHVSKVLVENDVASGIALHLAGGQKVVLKPRKEIILCAGAVDTPRLMLHSGLGPRSQLEDLGIPVVKDIPGVGENLLDHPETIIMWELNKPVPPNQTTMDSDAGVFIRREPTNAAGNDGNAADIMMHCYQIPFTLNTERLGYRKIQDGYAFCMTPNIPRPRSRGRIYLTSADPAVKPALDFRYFTDPEGYDAATFVAGIKAARKIAQQSPFKEWLKEEVAPGPQVQTDEQISEYARRAAHTVYHPAGTTKMGDVTKDEAAVVDHELKVRGIKKLRIADAGVFPEMPSINPMLTVLAIGERAAELIAMEEGWKPKTSRL